The genomic window ACCCCGCGGGGGAGCAGGCATCGGTAGGGCACACCGTAGGTGCGGCCGGTGGGCGTCCGGTCACCGGAGCCGACGTACCGCCAGATCGTCCGCTGTCCGGCGGCGTGGTCCTCGATCGGAGCGCCGCAGAGCGCGATGGCGTCCTCGAACTGGCGCGCCGTCAGGACGTCTTCCCTGTCCAGGACGTACTCACCGATCAGGCGGCGGCTCTCCCGCACACCGATGCGCGGTGCGGAACCGATGGGGAAAGCCTGTTCGTACCCCGGAACCTGCTCTCGGAGGAACCGCGTGTATTCGACGGCCTGACGGCGCCCCTCCTGCTCGGCGGCCGAAAGCTGCCACGGGTCGGTCGGGTCGACGCCGCTCACACGGGTCACGTTGGTGTGGACGACCCCGGGTTCGGTGGTCCGGTGGACGGACCCTTCACGCCGGGGCAGCTTGTACGCTCCCGAGTCCGCGTGCAGGGCCATCAGGCGGTGCAGCTCGGCCGTCGGGGTCGCCGCGGCGTCGACGCCGGCGAGCCGGAAGGTCTGGGTGAGCGGTTGCACGACGCGGTCCTCGGCGGGCCGCTCCAGAGCCGCGCCCGCGCGCCAGGCGATGTCGGCGTCGCCGCTCGCGTCGATGACCACCCTGGCGCGCACGTACCCGGGGCCGGCGACCGTCTCGACAACCACCCCGAGGACGTTCACGCCCTCCAT from Streptomyces sp. DSM 40750 includes these protein-coding regions:
- a CDS encoding FAD-dependent oxidoreductase, translated to MNSARTSQSARISQAEAERHPLLWDGDVVVVGGGSAGSAAAVAAARRGASTLLVEGAAHLGGTGASVLDTFYGFYAPGTGDRVVGGVGWEVCQALTDRKAAFERPNTYGAGTGVTYDPETLKLVWDELTGSAGVRVLFHARASRVVMEGVNVLGVVVETVAGPGYVRARVVIDASGDADIAWRAGAALERPAEDRVVQPLTQTFRLAGVDAAATPTAELHRLMALHADSGAYKLPRREGSVHRTTEPGVVHTNVTRVSGVDPTDPWQLSAAEQEGRRQAVEYTRFLREQVPGYEQAFPIGSAPRIGVRESRRLIGEYVLDREDVLTARQFEDAIALCGAPIEDHAAGQRTIWRYVGSGDRTPTGRTYGVPYRCLLPRGVEALLVAGRCLSATHDAHASVRSIGQCMAMGQAAGTAAALAVSAGSRPRDVDAVGLREQLAADGALLSPG